One Pseudobutyrivibrio xylanivorans genomic window, GCATTATCTTTTTCGAATGAAGGTATCTTAGGAATCTCCTGATTAATGAGAATATCTTCTCACTTCCTCTTAGTACTGCTAAAAAGAAAAAGCTAAGAATGCTCAATCCAACAAATCCAATTACAATAAACACCTTTGAAGTGATATGAAATCCCCAGAAACTCTTAGGCGCAATTATTATCGCCAGAATCCCTAAGAATACAATGGATGCATTATACATCATCAGGTTCAATATCAATGCTGCAGATGTGACACCTGCTGGAATTCCATCCTTTAACATAAAAAATGCACTAGCGGGCTGCCCACCAGTAGCTGACGGAGTGATTGCAGAAAAGTAAACATCAGATGTGCTATAAATAATTCCTTTTCTGAATCCAACTTTATAACCTATTCCCCTTAATATAGAGCACAGCGCCACGGCCTCTAAAACCACATAACAAGCTGCACTGACCATTGCCACAACTATCCACTTTTTATCAGCATTTGAAATTTTCTCTATCAGCGTCTCCACCGACATACTTTCACTTTGTTTCAGCAAAGCCCACACTGTCAGTACGGAAAGAGCCGTGGTAAAGAACATCCAAAACGCCTTCTTTAATTGACTTCTATCCATTATTATATCCTTTAATACTTTTATACTGTCTCATTATAATGCTATAACTCGTATAAATAAAGCCTAAAGGAACCAAAAGGCACCGCTATGTAGCGGTGCCTTATCACATACTTTATTCACTTGGCGGAGTTGCAGGTTTACCATGACGTTGCTGATAGACCATAGTAAGCATATCCTGCTGGTACTTCTCGTCATTGCTCAGAATCTTGAGTTTATCCTTAATATCCTTTTTCCGCGCCCGACAAACCTCAAGCTCCTTTAATAATTGAGCTTCCTCATCTTCGAATACTTTTAATTGTCTTTTTAAATCCTCGATGTCTCTTTTTGTATCAGCATCTATCATGTTGCAACCCCTCCCCTAACTAACTTAAGCCTTTAAATCCTGTCGTACTAAGGCCTTCTTAAGAGCAATCTCTGCGCGAAGCAAATCTACGTTTTCGGCCTTGTTTGCCAAGCGCTCTCTAGCTCTATCCTCTGCGCTGCGGGCTCTTTCCAAATCAATTTCTTCAGGCCACTCAGCTATCTCTGCAAGCAATGTTACCTTGTCTGGCAAAACCTCAGCGAGGCCCGCATGAACAGCTGCTCTCTTCTGACCTTCTGCCTCATGTATTGTGCAAATGCCCGGCGCAATAACAGTGGTAAGAGGGATGTGCTTTGGATATACACCAATCTGTCCCTCCACCGTATTAAATTCAACCATTTCAGCCTCTCCCTCATAAAAGGTTCGCTCAGGTGTAATGATTGATACTTTAAAGGTGTTATCTGCCATAAGCCACCTCCTACTTTGCGTTCATCTTGGCACGAACCTCGTCGATTGTACCTGCATTGAGGAAGTAACTTTCTGGAATATCATCATGTTTACCTTCAAGAATTTCCTTGAAGCCACGTACTGTCTCAGCGATTGGCACATACTTTCCTTCAAGACCAGTAAACTGACCAGCTACGAAGAATGGCTGTGACAAGAATCTCTGAATCTTACGAGCACGGTTAACAACAAGCTTATCCTCTTCTGAAAGCTCATCCATACCAAGGATAGCGATGATATCCTGCAGTTCCTTATATTTCTGAAGAATCTCCTGTACACCACGTGCTACCTGGAAATGCTCCTGACCAACAATACGTGGGTCAAGAATACGAGATGTAGAACCAAGTGGGTCTACCGCTGGGTAAATACCAAGCTCAGCGATAGAACGCTCAAGAACTGTGGTAGCATCCAAGTGTGCGAAGGTTGTAGCTGGAGCTGGATCTGTTAAGTCATCGGCAGGAACGTATACGGCCTGAACCGAAGTAATAGATCCGTTCTTTGTAGATGTGATACGCTCCTGAAGAGCAC contains:
- a CDS encoding lysylphosphatidylglycerol synthase transmembrane domain-containing protein, yielding MDRSQLKKAFWMFFTTALSVLTVWALLKQSESMSVETLIEKISNADKKWIVVAMVSAACYVVLEAVALCSILRGIGYKVGFRKGIIYSTSDVYFSAITPSATGGQPASAFFMLKDGIPAGVTSAALILNLMMYNASIVFLGILAIIIAPKSFWGFHITSKVFIVIGFVGLSILSFFFLAVLRGSEKIFSLIRRFLRYLHSKKIMHRLEPRLEKLDKIEADYENCSQLIAGKTTIMVKAFCWNVLQRASQIIVPSLVYFAFGGHCKLLPVLFSKQCLITIGYNYVPIPGALGIADYLMIDGFSSIMPKGMAFELDMISRGFTFYICVTLSGIITLIGYLKGRKKK
- the atpC gene encoding ATP synthase F1 subunit epsilon, which produces MADNTFKVSIITPERTFYEGEAEMVEFNTVEGQIGVYPKHIPLTTVIAPGICTIHEAEGQKRAAVHAGLAEVLPDKVTLLAEIAEWPEEIDLERARSAEDRARERLANKAENVDLLRAEIALKKALVRQDLKA